In a genomic window of Nitrospirota bacterium:
- a CDS encoding FkbM family methyltransferase → MGISLNIVDAGARYGIHPSLDELKDCADFYLFEIDKPEAQRLSEKYKRFKNINVYNLGLYSSNSINKMNMTRHPGLTSFLDVDKAVVDSLDYMKEESSVVSVTEIECVALDEFLTNDIHFMKLDTEGTELEILKGATGHLKKDIIGIRAETRIRPFYKGQAFVWDINHLLLTFGFELINIGYEGRGIKKSKFTLPDKYGIVGGFDAVWTKKKSLLLDTSLYSDDEIRANTIRTAIFYMLNNATDCALDILIHTVDSLGLTFEKYMEDPIFLHLMKQVEKLFYYLVRLPYFERKELDAIFAKIFYKGMKFSFYQQ, encoded by the coding sequence ATGGGGATTAGTTTAAATATCGTAGATGCCGGGGCAAGATACGGAATACATCCAAGCCTCGATGAACTTAAGGATTGTGCTGACTTTTATCTGTTTGAAATTGATAAGCCGGAAGCTCAAAGATTATCGGAAAAATATAAACGGTTCAAAAATATTAATGTCTATAACCTCGGTCTTTACAGCAGCAACTCGATTAATAAAATGAACATGACGCGGCATCCTGGTTTAACAAGTTTCCTCGATGTTGATAAAGCTGTAGTTGACTCTCTGGACTATATGAAGGAGGAATCGTCCGTAGTTTCAGTTACAGAGATAGAATGCGTTGCCCTGGACGAGTTTTTAACTAATGACATTCATTTTATGAAACTCGATACTGAAGGAACGGAACTTGAGATTTTAAAAGGCGCTACAGGGCATCTTAAAAAGGATATAATCGGAATCAGAGCGGAGACCCGCATTCGTCCTTTTTACAAAGGGCAGGCCTTTGTCTGGGACATTAACCATCTGCTGCTAACGTTTGGTTTTGAATTAATAAACATCGGTTATGAAGGTAGAGGAATTAAAAAAAGTAAATTTACTCTGCCCGACAAGTATGGTATTGTTGGTGGTTTCGATGCCGTTTGGACTAAGAAAAAATCACTGTTGCTGGATACTTCTTTATATTCGGACGATGAGATACGGGCAAATACCATAAGAACCGCTATTTTTTATATGCTCAACAACGCTACCGATTGTGCTTTAGATATTCTTATACATACGGTGGATTCGCTGGGGTTGACTTTTGAGAAATATATGGAGGATCCGATATTCTTACACTTAATGAAACAAGTCGAGAAATTGTTTTATTATCTTGTACGCCTGCCGTATTTCGAGAGAAAAGAATTGGATGCAATCTTCGCTAAAATATTCTATAAGGGTATGAAATTCTCATTTTATCAGCAATAA